The following DNA comes from Arthrobacter sp. SLBN-83.
GCCCGCGTCATGGAACGCAGGCGCGATTCGCGGTGAATCCGAACGGATCCTCCGGGTCATCCTGATTTGTGGATTGCTTTTCAATGCCGCCCCTGGGGAGCAGCAAGTGCGTGCACGTGGTACACGCCCGTTTATTCTAGTCGCTGCCGGCAACGCGGGTCAAAGCGGGAGCGAGGCAGGGGCGGGCGCCTAGAAGTGCGTCAGGCAGTGCGTGGGCCGCTCCACCGCGAACATCTGCTGCGCTTTGAAGGCTGCACCCGAAGTTGCCTCGCAGACCGCGCCTGCCGCCTTCAGGGTGACGGGGCTGATCCCGCCGAGGTAGATGGAGGACAGTGCCGAGACGTCCAGTCTCAGGTCGGCTTTCCCCGCTGATACGCGTTCGACGACGCCCTGGCCGCCTTGGACGTTGAGGGCAAAGGTTCCAGCGGTGAGGCCAAGCGGGTCCGCCACCTCGAGGACCAGCCGTCCGTCCGCAGGGTAGTGCCGGGCGGCCAGCGCCTGCGGGACGTCCAGGATGCGGAGCCAAAGCATGTCGCGGCTGTCCGACGCGTCGATGCAGCGCGGGTCCGCCAGCGCCCAGGCCAGGGGATCATCCACGGGGGCCTCGTTCCAGGACACCCGTTCCACGAGGTCGATGGCCGCGAGGTACTGCCAAAGTTCGAGGTAGGCGTGGTCGGTTGCGGCAACCAGGTCAACCACCTCCACCGTGGCGGGCGTGGTGTCCCAGCCGGCGAACTTGTAGGAGACGTAGCCGTCCACGCCGCCGTCCGCGCCGTAGTGCAGCGCCGCCTTGATGGCCGGGTCCTCCTTGCCATCACGGCCCAGCGTCCCCGATGCCAGGAGCCGGTACCACTCCTGGCGCCCGAGGGAGCCCGGGGTGTGGCGATGAACGCGGTCGAAGACTTTGGGGGCAACGTCGAGCAGGACTTTGGGGTCCGCCACCTCCACGGTCCCCGTAGCCTGGTGGTGCAGGTTGAACCGGGCCGTGGTGTCCACCTTCACAGTCCGCTCCAGGCTGGCCACGCCGTAACCGAAGCGCCCGTAAATGCTTCCCTCGGAGGCGGTCAGGGCGGCCACCGCGATGCCGTCATCCTTGGCTGCCTGCAGGTCCCCGGTCATCATGCGGCGCAGCAGGCCGCGCCGGCGGTGCGAGGTCCGCACGGTGACCGCCGTGACCATCTGGGCCTCGAGCATCCTGCCAAAACCGATGTTGAGGGTTTTCCGCAACGTCCCGAAGGTGGCCACGGGCACCTCGGCCGGGAGCGAGTGCTGCGCCGGCGTTCCGGTCTGGTAGGCGCCGGTAAAAATCCTGCCATCGGCCTCGTAGGTGGCCATGGACTGCGCCACGTGCTCGGGGGTGCGGGTGGAATCGTGGAAACCGAAACCTACCGCCCTCCCCCAGGCCTCGGCTTCGGCGTACCCGTCCTTGCCTTTGGAAACAGCAGGAAAGCGCCGGATTTCATAGTTTCCGCTCAGATCACCCATTTACCCGAGCCTAGCCAATGGATCCGGCGCCTGACCAGCAAAAACGCTGCGGCATCTCCGCAGCGCCCGCGGCGGACCTAGTGGCCGGCGTCGTACCAGCTGGGTCCGACGCCGATCTGGACTTCCAGGGGAACGCTGAGGTCGGCCGCGGCAGCCATCTGCTCGGTCACCAGTTTCTCCACGGCAGCCCGCTCCCCCGCAGCCACCTCAAGGACCAGTTCGTCATGGACCTGGAGCAGCATGCGGGACTTCAGCCCCTGGGCCTGCAGTTCGGCGTGGACTCCCAGCATGGCGCGCTTGATGATGTCCGCGGCAGAGCCCTGGATGGGGCTGTTCAGTGCGATGCGTTCAGCATTCTCACGCAATTGCCGGTCGGTGCTGGTGAGGTCCGGCAGGTAGCGGCGGCGTCCCTCGATGGTGGCCGTGTACCCATCCACCCTGGCCTGGTCCACCACGCCCCGGAGGTAATCGCGGACGGCGCCGAAGCGGTCGAAGTAGTCCTTCATGAGGGTGCGGGCCTCATCAACGGAAATTTCGAGCTGCTTGGACAGGCCGAAGGAGGTCAATCCGTAGGCAAGACCGTAGGACATGGCCTTGACCTTGGAGCGCATGGCGCTGGTGACCTGGTCCGTGGGAACGTGGAAGATGTTGGAGCCGACGAACCGGTGCAGGTCCTCGCCGTCCTTGTACGCCTGGATCAGCCCCGCGTCTCCGGAGAGGTGGGCCATGATGCGCATCTCGATCTGCGAGTAGTCGGCGGACAGGAGGCATTCGTAGCCGTCGCTGACGACGAAGATGCCGCGGACCCGCCGGCCTTCCTCACTGCGGATGGGGATGTTCTGCAGGTTGGGGTTGTTGGATGAGATCCGGCCCGTGGCGGCCACGTTTTGCGCGTAGGTGGTGTGGATGCGGCCGTCCTCCGCCACGGATTTCTTCAGCGACTCGATCATCTGCCGCAGCTTGGCGGCCTCACGGTGCGCCATGAGCTGGACCAGGAACTCGTGGCCGGTCTTTTCCAGGAGGTTCTTCAGCGACGCGGCGTCCGTGGTGTAGCCGGACTTGATCTTCTTGGTCTTTGGCAGCTGCAGTTCCTCGAACAGGACGGTCTGCAGCTGTTTGGGCGAGCCCAGGTTCACCTCGTGCCCAATGGCGGCGAAGGCCTGATCCTGGGCCTGGTCGATCACACGGGCCAGATCGGCGAGTTGATCGTCCATCTTGTCCATGTCGATGGCGATGCCCGCGAGTTCCATGTCCGCCAGGACGCGGCTGACCGGCAGCTCAAGGGTGGACAGCAGTTCCTCTCCCTTGCGGCTCTTGAGTTCGTCCTCGAAGTAGCGGCTCAGGGCCAGCACGACCGCACCTGCCTGGACCAGGGAATCGGCGGCGGCGGTGTCTTCGCCGTCGAAGGACAGCTCCAGCTGCCCCGCTTTGGCCGTGGCCGCGGGAATGCCCACATTGAGGTGGTGCTGGGCGAGCTCGGCGAGTTCGTAGGTGCGGCGGTCGGGCTGTATGAGGTAGCCGGAAATGGAGGTGTCGTCCACCACGCCTTCCAGCTCCAGGCCGCGGGCCGTCAGCGCCTTGAGCGCGGCCTTGAAGCCGTGCATGACCTTGGGCGCTTCGGGATCGCGCAGCCATGCCGCGAGCACGTTCTCGGTCTCCGCGTCCTGGCCTGACAGGTCGACGTAGACCGCGGCGTCGCCACGGACGATGGCCACCGCAGCGGCGTCCTCGCCGATGCGGCCCGGGACGAGGTCGACGGCGAGGGCGGAACGCTGCCCTGCCCCTGCAGCCAGGAAGGCGGCCAGCTCAGCGGCATCGGCAGGAACCGTGTAGTCAGGGGTGTCGATGCTCTCGCGTTCGGCAGCGGGGGCGTCCGCGTCACCATACAGGGCGAAAAGGCGGCCGCGGATGGCCTTGAACTCAAGCTGGTCGAAGAGGTCCTCCATGGCCGCCTGGTCAGGGCGGGGCTGGTGGAGGTCCTCCAGAGTGACGGGGAGGTTGAGGTCGGTGTGGAGTTGGTTCAGCCGCCGGTTGCGCTTGACGTTCTCGATGTTCTCCCGGAGGGCGTCACCCACCTTCCCGCCAATGGAGTCGAGGTGTTCCAGGACGCCTTCCAGGCCGCCGTACTGGTTGATCCACTTGGCCGCCGTCTTGGGGCCGACGCCTGGCACGCCCGGGAGGTTGTCCGCCGTCTCCCCCACGAGCGCTGCGAGGTCGGAGTAGCGGGACGGGCTGACGAAGTACTTCGCTTCGATGGCTGCGGCGTCCATCCGGGGGATGTCACTGACGCCCTTCCGCGGGTACAGCACGAAAACGTTGTCCGTGATCAGCTGGAAGGCGTCCCGGTCACCCGAGACAAGCAGCACTTCGAAACCCGCCCTTTCCCCCATGGCAGCAAGAGTGGCCAGGATGTCGTCGGCCTCGTAGCCGGGCATCTTGATCGTCTTGATGCCCCAGGCCTCCATGACCTGGGCGATGAGGTCGATCTGGCCGCTCATCTCGCGGGGAGTTTCGTTCCGGCCGCCCTTGTATTCGCTGTACTCGGTCTTCCGGTGGGTGGATTCGTCGGAGACGTCGAACGCCACTGCGATATGGGTGGGCTGCTGCTCCTTGATGAGGTTGATCAGCATTGAGGTGAAGCCGTGGATGGCATTGGTGTGCTGGCCGTTGGAGGTGGAGAACTTGTCCGCCGGCAGGGCGAAGAAGGCACGGAACGCCATGGAGTGGCCGTCAAGCACCAGCAGCCGCGGCTGGTCGGTAATGGGAATGACGGGCGCTTCGGTAGCTGAAACAGACCCTCCGGCAGCGGGGGCGGCGCTCTTGGCAGCAGGCTTTGGGGCGGCGGAGCGGGGCTGGGCGGCAGCCCCCTCATCGATGGCCGGGGACGGGAAAGGAGCCGGTTTGGTTGTTTCACTCACAGGTGCCAGCCTAGTTGCCATGACAGACAATTTCACGCCGGGCGCTTTCGCCGAAGAGCTGGCAGCCGCCGGCATTCCCGACCACATGCATGGCTGGCTGGGCAGGTTCGGCGTCGGCGCATTGGTGGTGAAGATGGGGATCCATTTCCTGGAGATGAGCCCGGAACGCACGGTTGCCACCATGCCTGTGGAGGGCAACACGCAGGTGGCGGGAATCCTGCACGGCGGCGCGCACGTGGTGCTGGCAGAAACCCTTGGCTCCTTCGCGGCGGGAATGCACGCCGGTCCGGACCGCCACGCGGTGGGCATCGAAGTCAGCGCCACGCACCACCGGTCCATCGCCGGTGGCCTGGTGACCGGCACCTGCAGCGCGATCCACTTGGGGCGTACCCTGACCACGCACGAGGTGGTCATGACCGACGGCCAGGGGCGCCGCCTTTCAACGGCCCGGATCACGAACATGCTCAGGGACAACGCCGGCTGAGCCAGGCCCGCCCCGAGGCTTACCTCAGCCTTGCGGGCCGGATGCAGCGGGCAGCAGGTAGCGCAGCTCGACGATTCCCCTGCCCAGGGTGCGGGAGGCAGCCAACTCCAGTGCCGGCGTCGGGCCCTTCATCGGCAACAGCCGCTTCCCTGCGCCCAGGACCACCGGAATGACGGAGAGGATGATCTCATCCAGCAGTCCGGCGTCAGCAAACTGGGCCGCGAGGTTGCCGCCGCCCACCACCCAGATGTTCCTGTCCCCGGCGTCGCGCCGGAAGTCCGGAATGAATTCCTGAACGTCCCCGCGCACAAAAGTGATGTCCGCGCCCTCCGGGGCACGGTATTCGTGGTGGGTGAACACGTAGCTGGGCGTGCCGGTGTACGGCCACTTGCCCGGCTCGTGCTCCATCAACCAGGCGAACGTTTCCCCGCCCATGACGATGCAGCCCACACCCGACATGAAGTCGTTGTAGCTTTCCGCTCCGCCTTCGAAACCGTCGAACTGCAACAGCCAGCCCAGGTCGTCCGTGGCGGTGGCGATGAAGCCGTCCAGGGATGCGGCAACAAAGTACTGGATGCGTGGCATGGGCCCAGCCTAACGAGCGGGGGCCAACCCGCCAATCAGCAGGCTTGGGCATCCGCCGGCGGTGCTGCGTGGAAAGGGGCGGCTACTTGGTGAAGTACGGGATGATCAGGTACAGCCCGAAGAGGACTGCCACACCGCACAGCCCGAAGCATACGTAGGCGAAGGAGCGCTTGACGCCGGGGGACGCCTGCTCGGCGTCAGCGGCAATGGCCGTGAACCGGACCCCAAGCGAGTAGAGGGTCACCACAATGGCCGCGGACACGAGGGTGGCGCCTGCAACGGTCAGGAGTTCCAACCACTTCATCG
Coding sequences within:
- a CDS encoding GNAT family N-acetyltransferase — protein: MGDLSGNYEIRRFPAVSKGKDGYAEAEAWGRAVGFGFHDSTRTPEHVAQSMATYEADGRIFTGAYQTGTPAQHSLPAEVPVATFGTLRKTLNIGFGRMLEAQMVTAVTVRTSHRRRGLLRRMMTGDLQAAKDDGIAVAALTASEGSIYGRFGYGVASLERTVKVDTTARFNLHHQATGTVEVADPKVLLDVAPKVFDRVHRHTPGSLGRQEWYRLLASGTLGRDGKEDPAIKAALHYGADGGVDGYVSYKFAGWDTTPATVEVVDLVAATDHAYLELWQYLAAIDLVERVSWNEAPVDDPLAWALADPRCIDASDSRDMLWLRILDVPQALAARHYPADGRLVLEVADPLGLTAGTFALNVQGGQGVVERVSAGKADLRLDVSALSSIYLGGISPVTLKAAGAVCEATSGAAFKAQQMFAVERPTHCLTHF
- the polA gene encoding DNA polymerase I, with amino-acid sequence MAFRAFFALPADKFSTSNGQHTNAIHGFTSMLINLIKEQQPTHIAVAFDVSDESTHRKTEYSEYKGGRNETPREMSGQIDLIAQVMEAWGIKTIKMPGYEADDILATLAAMGERAGFEVLLVSGDRDAFQLITDNVFVLYPRKGVSDIPRMDAAAIEAKYFVSPSRYSDLAALVGETADNLPGVPGVGPKTAAKWINQYGGLEGVLEHLDSIGGKVGDALRENIENVKRNRRLNQLHTDLNLPVTLEDLHQPRPDQAAMEDLFDQLEFKAIRGRLFALYGDADAPAAERESIDTPDYTVPADAAELAAFLAAGAGQRSALAVDLVPGRIGEDAAAVAIVRGDAAVYVDLSGQDAETENVLAAWLRDPEAPKVMHGFKAALKALTARGLELEGVVDDTSISGYLIQPDRRTYELAELAQHHLNVGIPAATAKAGQLELSFDGEDTAAADSLVQAGAVVLALSRYFEDELKSRKGEELLSTLELPVSRVLADMELAGIAIDMDKMDDQLADLARVIDQAQDQAFAAIGHEVNLGSPKQLQTVLFEELQLPKTKKIKSGYTTDAASLKNLLEKTGHEFLVQLMAHREAAKLRQMIESLKKSVAEDGRIHTTYAQNVAATGRISSNNPNLQNIPIRSEEGRRVRGIFVVSDGYECLLSADYSQIEMRIMAHLSGDAGLIQAYKDGEDLHRFVGSNIFHVPTDQVTSAMRSKVKAMSYGLAYGLTSFGLSKQLEISVDEARTLMKDYFDRFGAVRDYLRGVVDQARVDGYTATIEGRRRYLPDLTSTDRQLRENAERIALNSPIQGSAADIIKRAMLGVHAELQAQGLKSRMLLQVHDELVLEVAAGERAAVEKLVTEQMAAAADLSVPLEVQIGVGPSWYDAGH
- a CDS encoding hotdog fold thioesterase; translation: MTDNFTPGAFAEELAAAGIPDHMHGWLGRFGVGALVVKMGIHFLEMSPERTVATMPVEGNTQVAGILHGGAHVVLAETLGSFAAGMHAGPDRHAVGIEVSATHHRSIAGGLVTGTCSAIHLGRTLTTHEVVMTDGQGRRLSTARITNMLRDNAG
- a CDS encoding dihydrofolate reductase family protein — translated: MPRIQYFVAASLDGFIATATDDLGWLLQFDGFEGGAESYNDFMSGVGCIVMGGETFAWLMEHEPGKWPYTGTPSYVFTHHEYRAPEGADITFVRGDVQEFIPDFRRDAGDRNIWVVGGGNLAAQFADAGLLDEIILSVIPVVLGAGKRLLPMKGPTPALELAASRTLGRGIVELRYLLPAASGPQG